The following proteins are co-located in the Rheinheimera salexigens genome:
- the prpD gene encoding 2-methylcitrate dehydratase, whose translation MATNADINNRPDYDQVIQDIADYVLTFQVFSDEALNTARNCLMDTLGCGLLALRFPECTKHLGPIVQGTLVPNGARVPGTSLALDPVKAAWDIGCIIRWLDYNDTWLAAEWGHPSDNLGGILAVADHLSQVRLANGEQPLVMREVLEAMILAHEIQGVIALENAFNRVGLCHVLLVRVASTAVVCKMMGGNREQIMAAISQAWVDGSALRTYRHAPNAGSRKSWAAGDATSRAVRLADMAMRGEMGIPSVLTAAQWGFYDVLFAKTNKDQAIKPEAERQFSFSQDYGCYVMENILFKISFPAEFHAQTAAEAAVILHPEVKDRLAEIDKIMIRTHESAIRIISKTGALANAADRDHCLQYMVAVPLIFGDLTAEHYEDDFHAAHPSIDVLRDKMEIIEDKRFSAEYLQPEKRAIANAIQILFKDGSSTEEVVVEYPVGHRRRRAEGIPLLELKFKANLASRFPNQQCQTIFSLCNDQGQLEATAVNRFMDLFVIG comes from the coding sequence ATGGCAACTAATGCAGATATTAATAATCGACCAGATTACGACCAAGTTATCCAAGATATTGCTGATTATGTTTTAACCTTTCAGGTCTTCAGCGATGAAGCGCTGAATACGGCTCGCAACTGTTTAATGGATACCTTAGGCTGCGGTCTGCTCGCGCTGCGTTTTCCTGAATGTACTAAACACCTTGGTCCCATAGTGCAAGGTACCTTAGTGCCTAATGGCGCTCGCGTACCCGGCACATCGCTTGCGTTGGATCCGGTAAAAGCCGCCTGGGATATTGGCTGTATTATCCGCTGGCTGGATTATAACGACACCTGGTTAGCCGCTGAGTGGGGTCACCCTTCAGATAATTTAGGCGGTATTCTAGCGGTGGCTGATCATTTATCGCAAGTGAGGCTAGCTAATGGCGAGCAACCGCTGGTGATGCGAGAAGTACTTGAAGCCATGATTTTAGCCCATGAAATCCAAGGCGTTATCGCGCTAGAAAACGCGTTTAATCGCGTCGGTTTATGTCACGTATTATTGGTCCGCGTTGCCTCTACTGCCGTTGTTTGCAAAATGATGGGCGGCAACAGAGAGCAAATTATGGCAGCCATATCACAAGCTTGGGTTGATGGCTCTGCACTGCGCACCTATCGTCATGCGCCTAATGCCGGTTCTCGCAAATCTTGGGCCGCAGGCGATGCCACTTCACGCGCCGTGCGGTTAGCCGATATGGCAATGCGCGGGGAAATGGGCATTCCCAGCGTGTTAACCGCTGCCCAGTGGGGGTTTTATGATGTTTTGTTTGCAAAAACCAACAAAGACCAAGCAATAAAACCAGAGGCCGAGCGCCAGTTTTCATTTAGCCAAGATTACGGCTGTTATGTGATGGAAAACATCTTGTTTAAAATCTCTTTCCCGGCTGAGTTTCACGCCCAAACCGCGGCAGAAGCCGCGGTTATTTTACATCCTGAAGTCAAAGATCGCTTAGCCGAAATTGATAAAATTATGATCCGCACTCACGAGTCGGCCATTCGGATTATTTCCAAAACAGGAGCGCTGGCCAACGCTGCCGATCGTGACCATTGCTTGCAATACATGGTGGCTGTGCCTTTAATTTTCGGCGATTTAACTGCCGAGCATTATGAAGATGATTTTCACGCCGCCCACCCCTCTATCGACGTCCTGCGCGATAAAATGGAAATAATCGAAGATAAGCGTTTTAGTGCAGAATACTTACAGCCAGAAAAACGCGCTATCGCCAATGCTATTCAAATATTGTTTAAAGATGGCAGTAGCACAGAAGAAGTGGTTGTTGAATATCCAGTGGGCCATCGCCGCCGCCGGGCAGAAGGTATTCCGCTATTAGAGCTAAAATTTAAAGCCAACTTAGCCTCTCGTTTTCCTAACCAGCAATGCCAAACCATCTTTAGCCTGTGTAATGATCAAGGCCAGCTTGAAGCAACCGCAGTAAATCGCTTTATGGACTTATTTGTTATCGGCTAA
- a CDS encoding NAD-dependent succinate-semialdehyde dehydrogenase yields the protein MTTSITTINPFTEQPIQEYTLLSTKDAEQAIDNADTCFQTWKLTSLAERGKLANKLAKVLEDNQQQLAQLMTDEMGKVRAQGVQEVQLCAQICRYTAEQAATVLADEEREFDQGKAIISYQPIGVILGIQPWNFPLYQVIRYSISNLVAGNTTVLKHASNVFGMAKKIEKMFITAGFPQYCYQSLLIDGETASKLISHPKVQGVTFTGSDKVGKSVAEAAAKLAKKTVLELGSNDAYLVLDDADIELAVKTSVKGRIINNGETCVSAKRFIVTEKNYAAFKKGFASAMTSLTMGDPNNNDTDLGPLARSDLRDKLHQQVTESIEAGATIVCGCEMPEGTGFFYPASILENVSPEMPAYDDELFGPVAALIRVKDDEQAMQVANDSRYGLGGGIFSRDVERAIELAKKHFNTGMVNINGYALAQPNLPFGGVKDSGYGREHGGFGLREFVNIKSIMVATKT from the coding sequence ATGACAACCTCGATTACAACAATTAATCCATTTACTGAACAGCCTATACAAGAATACACACTATTAAGCACAAAGGATGCTGAGCAAGCAATTGATAACGCTGATACCTGCTTCCAGACTTGGAAACTCACCAGCTTAGCCGAACGTGGCAAGCTCGCTAATAAACTAGCTAAAGTGCTAGAAGATAATCAACAACAGCTCGCGCAATTAATGACCGACGAGATGGGTAAAGTTCGTGCTCAAGGGGTGCAAGAAGTACAACTCTGTGCCCAAATCTGTCGTTATACCGCCGAGCAAGCAGCAACTGTTTTAGCCGATGAAGAACGTGAGTTCGACCAAGGTAAAGCCATTATTAGTTACCAACCTATCGGCGTTATTCTAGGTATTCAGCCGTGGAATTTTCCGCTGTACCAAGTTATTCGCTACAGTATTTCAAATTTAGTAGCCGGTAATACTACGGTTTTAAAACATGCTTCAAACGTATTCGGCATGGCCAAAAAGATTGAAAAAATGTTTATTACAGCTGGCTTTCCTCAGTATTGCTACCAGTCGCTACTGATTGATGGCGAAACAGCATCAAAGCTAATCAGTCATCCTAAAGTGCAAGGCGTAACCTTTACCGGCAGCGACAAAGTGGGTAAATCTGTTGCAGAAGCTGCGGCTAAACTGGCGAAGAAGACTGTTTTAGAGCTGGGTAGTAATGATGCTTATTTAGTGCTGGATGATGCCGATATCGAATTAGCGGTTAAAACCAGCGTCAAAGGCCGCATAATTAATAATGGCGAAACTTGTGTGTCGGCGAAACGCTTTATTGTCACTGAAAAAAATTATGCCGCCTTTAAAAAAGGCTTTGCCAGTGCGATGACCAGCTTAACAATGGGCGATCCAAATAATAATGATACTGATCTAGGCCCCTTGGCTAGGTCTGACTTACGTGACAAGTTGCATCAGCAAGTAACCGAATCCATCGAGGCCGGTGCCACCATTGTCTGTGGTTGCGAAATGCCAGAAGGTACAGGCTTTTTCTATCCGGCTTCCATCTTAGAAAACGTTAGCCCTGAAATGCCAGCCTATGATGACGAATTGTTTGGCCCCGTTGCCGCGCTTATTAGAGTAAAAGACGATGAACAGGCCATGCAGGTTGCCAACGACTCGCGGTATGGTTTAGGTGGCGGCATATTTTCTCGCGATGTAGAACGCGCTATTGAGCTGGCTAAAAAACACTTTAATACCGGTATGGTCAATATAAACGGCTACGCATTAGCGCAACCAAACCTGCCCTTTGGTGGCGTAAAAGATAGTGGTTATGGCAGAGAGCATGGTGGTTTTGGTTTGCGCGAGTTCGTTAATATCAAGTCCATAATGGTGGCAACTAAGACCTAA